One Vespa velutina chromosome 12, iVesVel2.1, whole genome shotgun sequence DNA window includes the following coding sequences:
- the LOC124953542 gene encoding short-chain dehydrogenase/reductase family 16C member 6-like has protein sequence MWNIRPLMNTIMFTFMEIIRNIMKIFIPLQYRMENISGEIALITGAAESLGRALALSLVNHGAIVVIWDINQKDIFKVLKYVSKREFNYTRNRFNNLLFAFTVNAKHII, from the exons ATGTGGAACATTCGGCCTTTGATGAACACTATTATGTTCACCTTTATGGAAATCATTAGGaatatcatgaaaatatttattccacTGCAATACCGAATGGAGAATATTTCTGGTGAGATTGCTCTCATCACTGGTGCTGCTGAAAGTCTTGGAAGAGCATTGGCCCTTAGTTTAGTTAATCATGGTGCCATCGTTGTCATTTGGGACATCAACCAAAAAG ACATCTTTAAAGTATTGAAATACGTTTcaaaaagagaatttaattatactaGAAACCGATTCAAT AATCTTTTGTTCGCATTCACTGTTAATGCGAAGCATATTATctga